Within Streptomyces sp. SS1-1, the genomic segment GGGGCACGCGGTACGCATCGAGGGCCAGCCCGCGCGGTTCGCGCAGGAGGGGCAGAGCGTCTACCGGTGGGCGACGACCCGGCTGCCGGCCATCGCGCGCGCCGCCTGCGAGCGCGCGGGGTACGCCCCCGAGGACCTCGCCGGTGTCGTCCTGCACCAGGCCAACCTGCGCATCATCGAACCCCTCGCGCAGAAGCTGGGCGCGGTCGACGCGGTCGTCGCGCGCGATGTCACCGAGTCCGGCAACACCTCGGCGGCGAGCATCCCGCTCGCCTTCTCCAAGCTGGTGGAGCAGGGGCGGATCACCACCGGCGACCCGGTGCTGCTCTTCGGCTTCGGCGGCAACCTGTCGTACGCGGGACAGGTCGTCCGCTGCCCGTGACGCCGGCTTCCAAGGCCCGGGGGGCTGAGGTGGCGGCCGGATGTGGCCGACTCCTCAGTTCTCCCGACCCGCGTGCGCCGTAGACTGTAGACGAAAGACAATCCATACGGGCTCGCGGTGACGGCCGGCCACGGGGGCGCAGTCGCCCGGTGTTCACCCAGGAGGGGAACCGATGTTGTCGACAGGACTGCCGCAGGGTGCGGTGCCCAAGCTCGAACGGCCCGGCCCGCTGCGCGACCGCGTCTACGAGGCGCTGCTCGAACTCATCACCACCCGTGCCCTCCAGCCCGGCCAGCACCTGGTCGAGAGCGAACTGGCGGGCCACCTCGGGGTGTCGCGGCAGCCGGTGCGCGAGGCGCTGCAGCGGCTGAACACCGAGGGGTGGGTCGATCTGCGGCCCGCGCAGGGCGCGTTCGTGCACGAGCCGACGGAGGAGGAGGCCGACCAGCTCCTCACCGTCCGCACGCTTCTGGAGGCCGAGGCCGCCCGGCTGGCCGCCGCCCACGCGGACAGCGCCGGCATCGCCGCCCTCGAGGAGCTGTGCGCCCAGGGCGAGCAGGCCGTCGCCGCCGACGAGGTGGACACCGCCGTGGCGCTCAACGCCCGCTTCCACACGAAGGTCATGGAGCTGGCCGGCAACACGGTCCTCGCCGAGCTCGCCGCCCAGGTCGACCGGCGGGTGCGCTGGTACTACACGCCGATCGCCCGCCGGCGCGGGCATCAGTCGTGGGTCGAGCACCGCGGGCTGATCGCCGCCATCACCGAGCGGGACGAGGCCCGTGCGACCCAGCTGATGCGCGAACACACCGAGCACACCCGGCGGTCGTACCACCAGCGGGCCCAGTAGCCGGTCTCCGGCAGCTCTCCGGCAGCTCTCCGGCAGCTCTTCGGCAGACCTTCGGCAGCTCTTCGGCCGCTCCACGGCAGCCCTTCGGTGGCTCTCCGGCGGCTTCACGGCAGCGGGAAGCGCGCGCTCACGGACCCCCGTGTCAGCCCTCGGGCGGCACGGGGGTCCGTCTTTGTCCTGTGAGTGGAGAAAGTTGGAGGCAATCTCTGCGCAACTTCTTCCCACTCCCGGCGGCCACTGCTACGTTCCCCTCGAAAGCAAGGCCACCGCGGTGGCCGGATTCCGGCACTCAGGCCGATCGAGGCGGGGAGGGGCACGTGAGACGCATGACGGCGCGACCCGCTAACGCCCACCAGGCCCGGCTGCTCAAGCTGTTGCGTGACGGGGGGCCCAACAGCCGGGCCCAGCTCGGCGATCAGATCGACCTCTCCCGGTCCAAGCTGGCCGTCGAGGTGGACCGCCTGTTGGAGACGGACCTCGTCGTGGCCGACGGCCTCGCCGCCTCGCGCGGCGGCCGGCGCTCCCACAACATCCGGCTCAACCCCGGTCTGCGTTTCCTCGGCGTCGACATCGGCGCGACCTCGGTAGACGTCGCCGTCACCAACGCGGAACTGGAGATCCTCGGGCACCTCAACCAGCCCATGGACGTCCGTGAGGGCCCGGTCGCGGTCTTCGAGCAAGTCCTGTCCATGGCCGCCAAGTTGAAGGCGTCGGGGCTCGCCGAGGGGTTCGACGGCGCCGGCATCGGCGTCCCCGGACCCGTCCGCTTCCCCGAAGGCGTCCCCGTGGCGCCGCCGATCATGCCGGGCTGGGACGGCTTCCCCGTGCGGGAGGCGCTCAGCCAGGAACTCGGCTGCCCGGTCATGGTCGACAACGACGTGAACCTCATGGCGATGGGGGAGCAGCACGCGGGCGTCGCACGCTCCGTGGGCGACTTCCTCTGCGTCAAGATCGGCACCGGCATCGGCTGCGGCATCGTCGCGGGCGGTGACGTCCACCGCGGTGTCACCGGCAGCGCGGGCGACATCGGGCACATCCAGGCCGTGCCCGACGGACGCCCCTGCGCCTGCGGCAACCGGGGCTGCCTGGAGGCGCACTTCAGCGGGGCGGCCCTCGCCCGGGACGCCGTCGAGGCGGCCGAGCAGGGGCTGTCCGAGGAACTCGCCTCGCGTCTGGCGGCGAACGGCACCCTCACCGCCGTCGACGTGGCCGCGGCCGCCGCCGCCGGTGACGCCACCGCGCTCGACCTGATCCGCGAGGGCGGCAACCGGGTCGGGCAGGTCATCGCCGGACTCGTCAGCTTCTTCAACCCCGGCCTGGTGGTGATCGGCGGAGGGGTGACCGGTCTCGGCCACACCCTGCTCGCCGCCATCCGCACCCAGGTCTACCGCCAGTCGCTGCCCCTGGCGACCGGCAACCTCCCCATCGTCCTGGGCGAGTTGGGCCCCACCGCCGGAGTCATCGGCGCCGCCCGCCTCATCAGCGACCACCTGTTCTCACCCGCGTAGGCACCCGCCGGCCCCCGGGCCGGCCCCGGCACCACCCGCCCGGCCACCCGCCGGCCGGGGGCTCCACCCGCACGTCCCCGCACGTCCCCGCACCGCCTCGCCGCACCACCCGTACCGCGTCGTCACACCGAGCCGCACCCGAGCCTCTCCGGAGGCACCAGAGCCGCACCACCCGTACCGCTCCGCCCCTCCTCGCTCCGCCCTGCCCTGCCCCGCCCTGCCCTGAATCCGGCCCGCATGCCCGCCAAGGGGACCTCATGGCACCAGAACCACCGCTGCTCAGCATGAACGGCATCACCAAGTCGTTCCCCGGAGTCCGCGCCCTCGACGGCGTCGACCTCGACGTCCAGGCCGGTGAAGTGCACTGCCTGCTCGGCCAGAACGGCGCCGGCAAGTCCACGCTCATCAAGGTCCTGGCCGGCGCCCACCAGCCCGACACCGGCACCATCCGCTGGCGCGGCGAGGAGATCACCCTCCGCTCGCCGATCGCCGCGATGCGCCTCGGCATCGCCACCATCTACCAGGAACTCGACCTGGTGGAGCATCTGTCGGTCGCCGAGAACGTCCACCTCGGGCACGAGCCGACCACCGCCGGCTTCATCGTGCGCGGCCGGACCGCACGGTCCTCGACGGCCCGGCTCCTCAAGCGGCTCGGGCACCCCGAGATCGACCCGGGACGGCTGGTCGGCGACCTCTCGGCCGCCCAGCAGCAGATCGTCTCCATGGCCCGCGCCCTCTCCCACGACGTCCGCCTGATCGTGATGGACGAGCCGTCCGCCGCCCTCGACCCCGACGAGGTCGACAACCTCTTCCGGATCGTCGGCGACCTCACCGCCGAAGGCGTCGCCGTCGTCTACATCTCGCACCGCCTGGAGGAGATCCGCCGCATCGGCGACCGGGTGACCGTCCTCAAGGACGGCCGGGCGGTGGCCGGCGGACTGCCCGCCAAGTCCACCCCGACCCGTGACGTCGTGGCGATGATGACCGGACGCAACGTCGAGTACGTCTTCCCGGAGAGGTCCGTGCGGGACGCGGCCGGAGGCGACCCGCTGCTGGAGGTCCGCGGCCTCGCCCGGGACGGCGAGTTCGAGCCACTCGACCTGATCGTGCGGCCCGGGGAGATCGTCGGGCTCGCCGGACTCGTCGGCTCGGGACGCTCCGAGATCCTCGAGACGATCTACGGTGCCCGGCGGCCCAGCGCGGGCCAGGTCCTCGTGGACGGGCGCCCGCTCCGGCCGGGCAGCGTCCGGGCCGCCGTACGCGCCGGGCTGGGGCTCGCCCCCGAGGAGCGCAAGGCGCAGGCCCTGCTGATGCTGGAGTCCGTCACCCGGAACGTGTCGGTGTCGTCCATGTCCCGCTTCGCACGCGCCGGCTGGATCGACCGGGCCGCCGAACGCGGCGCGGCGCGCGCCGCCACCCGCGAGCTGTCCCTGCGCCCCGACAACCCCTCGGTGCCGGTGCGCACCCTGTCCGGCGGTAACCAGCAGAAGGCCGTCCTGGCCCGCTGGCTGCTGCGCGGCTGCCGTGTCCTGCTGCTCGACGAACCCACCCGGGGTGTCGACGTCGGCGCCCGCGCCGAGCTGTACGCGGTCGTGCGGCGGCTCGCGGACGAAGGGCTCGGCGTGCTGCTGGTCTCCAGCGAAGTGCCGGAGGTGCTGGGGCTCGCCGACCGGGTCCTGGTGCTGCGCGAGGGCCGTGTCGTGCACACGGCTCCCGCGCCCGAACTCGACGAACACCGCGTACTCGACCTCGTCATGGAAGGAAGCCCGGCGTCATGACGCAGCACGCCTCCCCGCCGCGGGACAGCACCGACAAGGTGCCCCCGTCCGGTGCGGCGCCCGCCTGGCGCGGCCTGATGGCCCACGCCGACGTGCGCACCCTGTCCCTGCTCGGCGTCCTCGCCGCGCTGATCCTCATCGGCGGCATCACCAAGCCGGACGAGTTCCTCGACACCCGCAACCTCCAACTCGTCCTCACCCAGGCGTCCGTGATCGGTGTCGTCACCGTCGGCATGACCTTCGTGATCATCTCCGGGGGCATCGACCTGTCCGTCGGCGCGATCGTCGCGCTGGCCTCGGTGTGGGCGACCACGGTCGCCACCCAGGAGTACGGGTTCGCCGGCATCCTCTTCACCGCGGTGCTCGTCGGTGTGGGATGCGGGCTGGTCAACGGGGTGCTGATCGCCTACGGCGCGATGGTGCCGTTCATCGCGACGCTCGCCATGCTGGCCTCCGCGCGCGGCCTGGCACTGCAGATCACCGACGGCAAGACGCAGATCGTCACCATCCCCTCGGTGCTCGACCTCGGCGAGCGCGACGCGTACGTCCTCGGCGTCCCGCCACTGGTCATGGTGTTCGCCGTCGTGACGGTCATCGGCTGGCTGGTGCTGAACCGCACCACCTTCGGGCGCCGCACGGTCGCGGTCGGCGGCAACCCGGAGGCCGCAAGGCTCGCCGGCATCGACGTCCGCCGCCAGCGGCTCTACCTCTACCTGCTGTCCGGACTGTGCTGCGGCATCGCCGCGTTCCTGCTGATCATCCTGTCCGGCTCGGGTCAGAACACCAACGGCAACCTCTACGAACTCGACGCCATCGCCGCCGCGATCATCGGCGGCACGCTGCTCACCGGCGGCCGCGGCACCATCGTCGGCTCGGTGCTCGGCGTCCTGATCTTCACCACCATCACCAACATCTTCGCCCTGAACAACCTGCAGAGCGACGTCCAGCAGATCGCCAAGGGCGCGATCATCGTCGCCGCCGTGCTGGTCCAGCGCCGTACCCCGAGCACGACCTGAGGAAAGGGTTCACCGCCATGCCAGAGTTCACCAGCCGCAGAGGGCTGCTGTTCGGAACCGCCGCCGTGGGCGCCGGAGCCCTCCTCGCGGGATGCACGAGCAACGAGTCCAAGGACGAACCGGCCGCGAACGACCAGCCGGCCGCCGACGACAAGCCCGGCAAGCAGGTCACCATCGGCTTCGCCGGACCGCAGGCCGACCACGGCTGGCTCAACGCGATCAACGACAACGCCAAGAGCCGCGCCAAGAAGTACTCCGACGTGACGCTGGAGATCACCGAGGGCTCCAACGACACCGCCCAGCAGATCGGCCAGATCGAGACCCTCATCAACAAGAAGGTCGACGTCCTGGTGATCCTGCCCGCCGACGGCAAGGCGCTCACCCAGGTCGGCCTGAAGGCGATGCGCGCCGGCATCCCGGTCATCAACCTCGACCGGGTCTTCAACACCCCGCAGGCGTACCGCTGCTGGATCGGCGGCGACAACTACGGCATGGGCCTCAACGCCGGGCACTACATCGGCGAGAAGCTCAAGGGCAAGTCCGACGCCAAGGTCATCGAGCTGGCCGGACTGGACAACCTGGAGCTGACCAAGCAGCGCACCCAGGGCTTCGACGACGCCCTGAAGAACTACCCGAACATCAAGAAGGTGGCCCGTCAGGCCGCCGAGTTCACCGTCGAGTCCGGGCAGTCCAAGATGTCCCAGCTCCTGCAGGCGCAGTCGAAGTTCGACGCGCTGTGGAACCACGACGACGACCAGGGCGTCGGCGCCCTGCGCGCCATCGAGCAGGCGGGCCGCGACGACTTCCTCATGGTCGGCGGTGCCGGCGCCCTGTCCGCCTTCCAGGCCATCAAGAAGGACGACGGCGTCCTCAAGGCCACGGTCCTGTACCC encodes:
- a CDS encoding ABC transporter permease → MTQHASPPRDSTDKVPPSGAAPAWRGLMAHADVRTLSLLGVLAALILIGGITKPDEFLDTRNLQLVLTQASVIGVVTVGMTFVIISGGIDLSVGAIVALASVWATTVATQEYGFAGILFTAVLVGVGCGLVNGVLIAYGAMVPFIATLAMLASARGLALQITDGKTQIVTIPSVLDLGERDAYVLGVPPLVMVFAVVTVIGWLVLNRTTFGRRTVAVGGNPEAARLAGIDVRRQRLYLYLLSGLCCGIAAFLLIILSGSGQNTNGNLYELDAIAAAIIGGTLLTGGRGTIVGSVLGVLIFTTITNIFALNNLQSDVQQIAKGAIIVAAVLVQRRTPSTT
- a CDS encoding GntR family transcriptional regulator, which encodes MLSTGLPQGAVPKLERPGPLRDRVYEALLELITTRALQPGQHLVESELAGHLGVSRQPVREALQRLNTEGWVDLRPAQGAFVHEPTEEEADQLLTVRTLLEAEAARLAAAHADSAGIAALEELCAQGEQAVAADEVDTAVALNARFHTKVMELAGNTVLAELAAQVDRRVRWYYTPIARRRGHQSWVEHRGLIAAITERDEARATQLMREHTEHTRRSYHQRAQ
- a CDS encoding sugar ABC transporter ATP-binding protein; the encoded protein is MAPEPPLLSMNGITKSFPGVRALDGVDLDVQAGEVHCLLGQNGAGKSTLIKVLAGAHQPDTGTIRWRGEEITLRSPIAAMRLGIATIYQELDLVEHLSVAENVHLGHEPTTAGFIVRGRTARSSTARLLKRLGHPEIDPGRLVGDLSAAQQQIVSMARALSHDVRLIVMDEPSAALDPDEVDNLFRIVGDLTAEGVAVVYISHRLEEIRRIGDRVTVLKDGRAVAGGLPAKSTPTRDVVAMMTGRNVEYVFPERSVRDAAGGDPLLEVRGLARDGEFEPLDLIVRPGEIVGLAGLVGSGRSEILETIYGARRPSAGQVLVDGRPLRPGSVRAAVRAGLGLAPEERKAQALLMLESVTRNVSVSSMSRFARAGWIDRAAERGAARAATRELSLRPDNPSVPVRTLSGGNQQKAVLARWLLRGCRVLLLDEPTRGVDVGARAELYAVVRRLADEGLGVLLVSSEVPEVLGLADRVLVLREGRVVHTAPAPELDEHRVLDLVMEGSPAS
- a CDS encoding ROK family protein, with amino-acid sequence MTARPANAHQARLLKLLRDGGPNSRAQLGDQIDLSRSKLAVEVDRLLETDLVVADGLAASRGGRRSHNIRLNPGLRFLGVDIGATSVDVAVTNAELEILGHLNQPMDVREGPVAVFEQVLSMAAKLKASGLAEGFDGAGIGVPGPVRFPEGVPVAPPIMPGWDGFPVREALSQELGCPVMVDNDVNLMAMGEQHAGVARSVGDFLCVKIGTGIGCGIVAGGDVHRGVTGSAGDIGHIQAVPDGRPCACGNRGCLEAHFSGAALARDAVEAAEQGLSEELASRLAANGTLTAVDVAAAAAAGDATALDLIREGGNRVGQVIAGLVSFFNPGLVVIGGGVTGLGHTLLAAIRTQVYRQSLPLATGNLPIVLGELGPTAGVIGAARLISDHLFSPA
- a CDS encoding substrate-binding domain-containing protein; its protein translation is MPEFTSRRGLLFGTAAVGAGALLAGCTSNESKDEPAANDQPAADDKPGKQVTIGFAGPQADHGWLNAINDNAKSRAKKYSDVTLEITEGSNDTAQQIGQIETLINKKVDVLVILPADGKALTQVGLKAMRAGIPVINLDRVFNTPQAYRCWIGGDNYGMGLNAGHYIGEKLKGKSDAKVIELAGLDNLELTKQRTQGFDDALKNYPNIKKVARQAAEFTVESGQSKMSQLLQAQSKFDALWNHDDDQGVGALRAIEQAGRDDFLMVGGAGALSAFQAIKKDDGVLKATVLYPPTMAASAIDLARALGQGKGVGGMAEFEIPASITLYSAVVDKDNVDQYMSTGFK